Proteins from a genomic interval of Pseudophryne corroboree isolate aPseCor3 chromosome 4, aPseCor3.hap2, whole genome shotgun sequence:
- the LOC134910995 gene encoding uncharacterized protein LOC134910995: protein MLQRLRENLLYAKLDKCDFHITEVSFLGYIISPKGFFMEPKKLQAILNWAQPTNLKAIQRFLGFANYYRRFIHAFSNLVAPIVALTRKEADPSNWLPQAESAFQALKQAFVSAPVLRHPNSDLPFVVEVDASEVGVRAIFSQEDPKSP from the coding sequence ATGCTTCAAAGGTTACGGGAGAACCTTTTGTACGCTAAATTGGAtaagtgtgatttccacatcactgaggtgtcctttttaggatatattatttctccaaaggggtttttcatggagccaaagaaactccaggctatcttaaattgggcacaacccaccaacttaaaggcTATCCAGAGATTTCTGGGTTTCGCAaattattatagacgttttattcatgccttttccaATTTGGTCGCTCCTATTGTAGCGTTAACTAGAAAGGAAGCTGATCCTTCTAACTGGTTGCCTCAAGCTGAATCTGCCTTCCAGGccctgaaacaggcctttgtctctgctcctgtcctcagacaccccaactcaGATCTTCCTTTTGTCgtcgaggtggacgcctcagaggttggagtgagaGCCATCTTTTCTCAAGAGGACCCCAAGTCTCCGTag